The Pseudomonas sp. TH06 genome contains the following window.
TACGTCGTCGACAGGCGCTTCGTCGATCTCGGGCGCTACTTCAGCGAAACCGTCGACCAGGGCCTGCAGACCAGCAGTCACGATCAACTGCTGCTCGATCAGGGCCTGAATAGCCTTGGCTGTAGCTTCATCCATTGGGGGGTTGCTCTCGGTTGGGGTTAGCGGAGTGGTTTCGGTTGGCGTGTCTTCAATGCCGAAACACTTGAACAAGCGGGTGAACATCGCCGCGAGACGTCCGATCTCGCCCTGCGGCTCAGTCTCAGTCGTGGTCTTGGTCACGGCCAGCGAGCCGAGTTCCAGCGACGCGGCGTAGTAAGCGGCCCGGCTGGTTCGGTTGGAAAAGTAGAGTTCCTGAGTGCCCAGGCTGGCCGGCTCGTCGGTTACGGCCAAGCCGGTCAAATAGGCCTTGCCGGTGCCGGCAAAATTCGGGGTAATTTCAATGCTGGTGAACAGCTTCTGGCCCTGATCATTCAGGTACAGCAGTCGATCGTTGGGTTTGAGCTGAGCTTCGAGGGCGATTTGCCCCGGCTCCAGATCGTCGCCCTCTTCCACCAGGCGGACCGCATAAACGGTGCCGTGGGAACCACTCCAGCGTTCGTGTTCACACCAGATCACAGCCGTATATTTGGACGGCTTGTAGGTCTCGGCGATATCGCGCAGTTCCTGGGGAAGGATCTCGCGACCATCGGCGGTGGTGCCGCTGGTGGCGACACGTTTCCAGAACGAAACAAGGGAACGGGGCATGGGCGATAACTGCGCTCAATCGGTGGTTTGAGCCGCCAAGATATGGAGCAAAACGCCCCCTAACAAACGGTTCAATTACGCATTCCTCCTATATCCACGATCTAGGTTGATTGCAGAATTTAACCCCGCGTTTTCGCCGTTTTCGCCGCATAGACTGCGGCCCATGTACTACTCGACCGAAGTTAAAGAAGCCGCCAAACGACTGTTTCTGCGCCGCTGTAAGGCCAAGGAAATTCAGGCGCAACTCAACCTGCCCAACATCCGGATCGTCTACTACTGGATCCGCCAGGGTGGTTGGGAGGACATGCTGTCGGACGAGGAACCGCTGACCGCTGTTGGCCGGCGTATCACCTTGCTTCTGGACAAGGTCGGCAGCCTTTCCAAGGACGATCTAAACGAACTCGACCGGCTGACCGCCGTGCGCGAACGACTGCTAAAGCAAGCGGCCAAACCGGCGCCGGCGGCGGCATCGATCGGAGACGATCCGGGCGATTCCTCGGAATCTCGTCAGCGACCGCGTGGCGAACGTTCGGGCCGTGGCGAAGGCGGCGGCAAGAAGAAAGAGAAGAAGGCCAAGAACGACATCAGCGGTCTCACCGAAGTCGACTTCTTGGATAAGTTCATCAGCAAAATGTACCGCTACCAGCAGGAGCTGTTCGCGGCCAAGCAGAACCCGCTGACTTGCCGGATCCGCAACATCCTTAAAAGTCGTCAGGTCGGCTTGACCTACTACTTCGCCGGCGAAGCGTTCATGGATGCGGTTTTGAGTGGCGACAACCAGGTCTTTTTGTCGGCCAGCCGATCGCAGTCCGAGATCTTCCGCAGCTACATCATCCAGTTCGCCAAGCAGTGGTTCGACATCGAGCTGACCGGTAACCCGATCGTGCTCAGCAACGGCGCCGAACTGCGTTTCCTATCGACAAACAGCAGCACGGCCCAGGGCTACCACGGGCACGTCTACGTCGATGAATACTTCTGGATCCGTGACTTTGAAAAACTGAGCACCGTGGCCAGCGCCATGGGCACCCACAAGAAGTGGCGCAAGACCTATTTCTCGACGCCCAGCGCGGTGTCGCACCAGGCCTACCCGTTCTGGACTGGTGAAGAGTTTCGCAACAGCAAACGCGGGAAAAAAGCCGGCGGCACTTGGCCGATCGAGGCGTCCTATACCCAAGGTGCTCTGTGTCCGGACGGCCAATGGCGCAAGACGATCACCATTCAGGATGCGATCGACGGCGGCTGCGATCTGTTCGACCTCGAGCAGCTGCAGCTGGAGTACGACGAGGACAAGTTTCAGCAGCTCTTCTACTGCAAGTTCATCGACAGCACACAGAGCGCGTTCGGCCTCAAGGATCTGGAGCGCTGCTATTCCGATCTTTCGTTGTGGGAGGACTACAAGCCCGACGAGGAACGACCATTCGGCAACAGTCCGGTCTGGCTGGGGTACGACCCGAGCCGGACTCGCGACGACGCGACGTGCGTGGTCATCGCCCCGCCGCTCGAGCCGGGCGCGAAGTTCCGGATCTTGGAGAAGCACAGCTGGCGTGGTCATTCGTTCACCTACCAGGCTGCTCAGGTCAAAAAGCTGACCGAGCGTTTCAACGTCCAGCACATCGGCATCGATGTCACCGGCGTGGGTTACGGCGTGTTCGATCTGGTGCGCGACTTCTACGCAAAAGCGACGCCGATTCATTACAGCCTTGAGGCGAAGAACGCACTGGTGCTCAAAGCCCAGGACACGATCCAAGGCAGCCGCATCGAGTGGGATGCCGGATGGACCGACATCGCCCAGGCGTTCCTGACTATCAAGCGCGGCACCACCAACAGCGGGCAGGTCACCTACAGCGCTTCGCGCACCGACGCGACCGGCCACGCCGATATCGCGTGGGCGGTCATGCATGCCCTGGCCAACGAACCTTTGAACACCAACAAGCGGCGTCGTAGCCGCTACGTCACGAGTGGAAACGATGCCCAAGCTTCGACGCAAAAAACGCCTGGTCAATCATCAGGTGCAACAGCAACAGCAACAGCCCATGCGGGCGTTTACGTTCGGCGAACCCGAACAGGTGCTATCGGGCAACATCGGCGAGTACGTGGGGGTGTTTCCCAGCGACGACGGCGAAATTTACAAGCCACCGGTGTCGCGCACCGGTCTGGCCAAACTGTTACGCGCCAATGCACACCACGGCGCCATTCCGAAGTTCAAACGCAACCTGTTGCTGCGTGAGTTCATTCCTTCGGCGGGCTGCAGTGCCCGGACAATGGGCTGCGCGGGTCTGGACTACATGGTATTCGGCGATGCGTTTTTTTATCGCGACATCAACGTCTTCGGTCAGGTGCTGGAACTGCAGCATCTACCGGCGATAAATATGCGAGTGAAGGTGGACGGTGGGTTCCGGATGCTGCTGCCGGACAACAAGTTTATGGACTTCGACCAGGACGAGATCGAACACGTCATGGACTACGACGTTGAACAGACCATTTACGGTATTCCGGATTACTTGGGCGGGCTGCAGGCGCTGCTGCTCAACGAAGCCGCTACCCTGTTCCGCCGACGCTACTACAGCAACGGCGCCCACGCTGGTTACATCTTCTACACCAACGATCCGGACCTGACCGAAGAAGACGAGGAGAACTTGCGCGCACAGATCAGTTCCAGCAAGGGCGTGGGCAACTTCCGCTCGATGTTCGTCAACATTCCCAACGGCAAAGAAAACGCGATCCAGATCATTCCCGTGGGGGATTTCCAGGCCAAAGACGAGCTTGAGAAGGTGAAGAACATCACCCGCAACGACGTGATCGCCGCCTGGCGAATGAACCCGGCACTGGCCGGCATCATTCCGGAAAACAGTGGGGGATTTGGCGACATCGAAAAGATTGATCGGGTTTACACCAACAATGAGATCCGGCCGATCTGCCAGCTATTCGACCAGGTGAATGACACGCTACTGCCGGACAGGCGAATTAGCTGGAGAACCCCGGCAGAAGACGATAAAACCACTGAATAAATAGACAGTATTTGGTGATTATCACTAAAGGTGACGGCATAATAATGGCTTCGAAACCCTGGGGAGGGAACCATGCGAATTTACTGCACAGCTTGCGACCACAAAGGGCGCATCGGCTCACGGGAGGAAATTACCCGGGGCTATGTGAAGCTCTACTGCCAGTGCCTGGATGCAAAGTGCGGGCACACTTGGGTGTCCGAACTTACGTTCAAGCATTCCCTGAGGCCGCCAGCACAACACGTCGACACTCTCCTTCTGGAGAGAATCAGAAGTTTGCCGGCGGAGCAGCAGCAAGAGCTATTGCTGCAGGTCAGCGCTTCGCAACCTCGCTAACTTTACAACCAAGGTCGCAACCTCCCCAATTCACTGAAGCCCTTCCTTTCCCAAGCTCACCTTGTGTGAGTCTGCACGTCGATCTCGAATCTTGCTTCGAGATGCCTGCCCCGCAGGCATATAAGCCGCCAACGCGATCTCCGCTGATATTCACAATCTTAGAGCGGCGGAACCCGCGAAGCGGCCGGTCACTCGGCAAATTCGCACCCAAAAATTTCAGCCGCACTGCCGTCCTTTGCCCGCGAGCGCTATCAGCGAAACTCCAACTCCCCTCGGCGCGCTCAATTACCGCTTTGTGTTCCCTGGTTCTCCAGCACGGAGCGCAGGCTATTGGCTTGGGTGCAGGGCACTGCCCTGCCGCTCGGCGGGCGCGTAGCCCGCGACCCTCATAAAAAGCTGAGCGAAGCGAACTGAGCCCTTGGGCGAAGGCATCATCTTGTACTCAACACACCGAACCTGTGGACACCTCGAAAGTCTCTTTTTTATACCCTTTGGGGTTGCTGAGTGGGGTTTAAAATTCCATTTAATTCAAAGGCATCTTGGATGCGCGTGCTGCGCCCGGCCGAGCGCACGAAACGTCGGTAAAAAATGGGGGCGCAGGCACCCACAAGCCAACATGACGATGCATGGCGGCAGTGTTAGCGGGAACGTTGGGAGTTTTTTCGACCGCCAGGCGTAGCCTGGCCTCGCAGGGGATGCGATTACTTCGAGGGGGAGTCTTTCTTGATTTGGACGTTGCGCAGTAGACGCGCCATGGATTCGTCCAGTCCGCCTGAGCTCCTGTCGAGCTCCAGGGATGGTGTTGCACCGTTGGGTGATCCGCGAGCTGGGATCAGTATTTCTGCCTGCCTATTAAGCTGAGCAGCCTTACGCGCTTCACTCTTTTCCCAGTTGCTACGCGACTGCTGCCTGCGGAACGCCTCTAAGGAAGCCTTCTCTTGGCGCGCAGCACGAAGACCGCTGACCTCGCGAAGGTCTCTCTCACGACGTTTGATAGCAGCTTTCTTAGCTCGGTACCAAAGATAACGCACCCCTAGGTCTGCAAAGAACTTCTCTGTGAAGCGCACCAGGACGCGTGTCCGCACGAGATTAAGTCCTGCCTCGTCTTTCTCCTCCAACTGCACTTTTTCAATGCGCCGGTAAACATACCCGGCCAGCTCCAAACTGTGCATGAGGCGATTGAGAGACGCAGCAGACATGCCACTATCTTCAGCGACACCGCACTGGGTGTTGAGAAAGAACTGCCCCCGCTCAATATCAAGCCAGCCCAGTACGCCAGTGGCCAAATCTAAGCGCAGCAGCATCTGCTCAGATGCTTTAGCTAACGCGTCGAATTTCTCGGAACGGGTGCGGCGCCCTCCATGGATGGTGTCCAGGTCGCGCAGGTACTGTCCACGTAGTTCACCAATCTGGCTCAGTCGAGAAAACGCCATCCGCAGCAACGGGTTTTTGAGTTGTTGGGTAGTCAGACGACGCGGAGCTGTGTAGCGAGGTGCTCGAATTGGTGCGCGGAGGGCTGCGTGGGGATCTTTCTTGTCGCGATGGACGACAGCAGGTCGGCCCTTGTTGGGGCTGCCCTTGCGGCTGCTTGCCGATCGCGTGCGGATGTCCATGTCCCGGGAAGTCACAGAGGCTAGTTCACCTGGGACAGGTGGGGCTTTTGAGGTTGCTCGAGCAGAACAATCTCGGCACGAGAGCGCAGCTCGCTGCAACGTGCCTCTACCGAACGAAGTCGATCGACAAATTCAGGCAGCTTTTCCAGGTCGTCAATATCGATGCGACCGTCAGCCAGGATCTCGCTACCCAGAGCAACCGTATTACCAAGTCGAGCCACTAGCTGGCCGAACGCCCCCACCGGGTTGCCGTCGCCGTCCAGCTCGCGTGCCCCAGTCAGCCCATGACGATGGGCAAGCTCATTAATGCAGCAGTCTTTGAAGTCGCCCTCCAAAGCGCCTACCCATGACTCCTCGATCCAGCTCGGCAGGTCAACCTCACCACTGAGCCAGCGGCCTACACGGCGCAGCCAGGCGCCTGATGCTCTCAGGAAGGACGCGCTGTCGTTGCTCTGGGCAAGGATTTCAAAGTCGGGCACGTCTTTACTGACCGCCTTGGCGGGGATCTGGCGATGAAGGTTGCTGCTCAGCGCCTGGGCGAAGTCGTCCTGGCTCAAACCGGTGCGGGCAATCATCTCAGCGGCATGAGCAACAAGGACTTGATCACGGGAAATGGACAGCTGTCCGTGTGTGGACGTGGTCAAGGCTGTTCACCGAATTTAGGCTGCCCCAACGTTTTCTCGTGGCTGGACTTAGAGCCATCGGGTGACGCCGAGTATTCCTGGCAAGGAAACGGGCGGGTCTCTTGGGCTGCACAGGCACCATCGTCACTGATCGTTACGGTGATGTTTCGATGAGTTCTTAGTGCTTTCGCGATCGACGCCGGTTTCACACCGAGCGCACGCGCTACAGGCGCCTGACCCATCCGTTGCACTAAATCACTAAGGGACATCTCTTCCATGTCATACACCTAAGACTGATGAATGACCGAAAGATTAACCGCTAACATATTTATAATCAATGCCTACGGCTAATCTTTTGAGTTAGCCAGCGGCTTATACTTCGACAATGACTAAGAAAAAGCCCATCGCCCCTGCCCTATTCGCGGAATGCCAAGCAGCCCACGAGCTCTATCTTTCTAAGAAGAACGCTCTCAAGCTGAATCAACGGAAGATTGCCGATGCCGCAGGCATAACACCGGTTTCGGTGAACCATTATTTGAAGGGTATAAATGCGCTCAATGCCCGCTTTGCTTCGGTACTGGCGAAGCTGCTAAATGAGCCGGTCGAGAGCTTCAGTCCACGCCTTGCTGCCGAAATTGAGGGCATGGCGGCTACAAGTGGTCATTCCAACATTTCCCCAATGCTGCAACCTCACCGAGAAGCCCGGGAATATCCATTGATCTCATGGGTTGCCGCCGGCGAGCAGATCGAATCTTCCGTCTGCTATCCGACCGGAATTGCAGACGACTGGCTGTCGTCTACGGAAAATGCAGGGCCACGTGGTTATTGGCTCAAGGTGAAGGGAAAGTCGATGACATCGGACACACCGCCTAGCTTCCCGGAAGGCACTCCGATATTGATTCGCCCTGAAGGCTTTGACCTCATCAGCGGCAAGTTCTACATCGCCCGCCACACCGTGAGCGGCGAAACCACCTTCAAGCAATACAATCTAGATGCTGGGGTAGGCTACTTGGTGCCACTCAATCCAGAGTACAAGGCGGTAGCTCTGGACGGTACTTGGGAAATTATTGGCCGTGCGATCGATGCGAAAATCACCGGTATGTAACGTCGTTGATAACCCACCGGCGTGCCTTAAAGCATTCCGATCAGCTTCGCAGCTCATCCTCTAGCCTTACGTGGGCATAACTTGCCTGCATTGCCTTGAGCTGATCCAGGCGGGGCACTGTGCACCACGATATGACCTTGGCCAATTTTGAAGTTCTTCATTACAGCGATGCACACGTTCCACGCCTCGCGTGCAACAGCATCGCCGGCTTCGACCACATTGCCCTGGTCATCGATAATCGCTAAACGTGCGGGACGCCCGTCGGCTGTGCTGAATTGGTAACC
Protein-coding sequences here:
- a CDS encoding Cro/CI family transcriptional regulator, translating into MEEMSLSDLVQRMGQAPVARALGVKPASIAKALRTHRNITVTISDDGACAAQETRPFPCQEYSASPDGSKSSHEKTLGQPKFGEQP
- a CDS encoding phage portal protein: MSRTGLAKLLRANAHHGAIPKFKRNLLLREFIPSAGCSARTMGCAGLDYMVFGDAFFYRDINVFGQVLELQHLPAINMRVKVDGGFRMLLPDNKFMDFDQDEIEHVMDYDVEQTIYGIPDYLGGLQALLLNEAATLFRRRYYSNGAHAGYIFYTNDPDLTEEDEENLRAQISSSKGVGNFRSMFVNIPNGKENAIQIIPVGDFQAKDELEKVKNITRNDVIAAWRMNPALAGIIPENSGGFGDIEKIDRVYTNNEIRPICQLFDQVNDTLLPDRRISWRTPAEDDKTTE
- a CDS encoding ogr/Delta-like zinc finger family protein; this encodes MRIYCTACDHKGRIGSREEITRGYVKLYCQCLDAKCGHTWVSELTFKHSLRPPAQHVDTLLLERIRSLPAEQQQELLLQVSASQPR
- a CDS encoding terminase family protein — translated: MYYSTEVKEAAKRLFLRRCKAKEIQAQLNLPNIRIVYYWIRQGGWEDMLSDEEPLTAVGRRITLLLDKVGSLSKDDLNELDRLTAVRERLLKQAAKPAPAAASIGDDPGDSSESRQRPRGERSGRGEGGGKKKEKKAKNDISGLTEVDFLDKFISKMYRYQQELFAAKQNPLTCRIRNILKSRQVGLTYYFAGEAFMDAVLSGDNQVFLSASRSQSEIFRSYIIQFAKQWFDIELTGNPIVLSNGAELRFLSTNSSTAQGYHGHVYVDEYFWIRDFEKLSTVASAMGTHKKWRKTYFSTPSAVSHQAYPFWTGEEFRNSKRGKKAGGTWPIEASYTQGALCPDGQWRKTITIQDAIDGGCDLFDLEQLQLEYDEDKFQQLFYCKFIDSTQSAFGLKDLERCYSDLSLWEDYKPDEERPFGNSPVWLGYDPSRTRDDATCVVIAPPLEPGAKFRILEKHSWRGHSFTYQAAQVKKLTERFNVQHIGIDVTGVGYGVFDLVRDFYAKATPIHYSLEAKNALVLKAQDTIQGSRIEWDAGWTDIAQAFLTIKRGTTNSGQVTYSASRTDATGHADIAWAVMHALANEPLNTNKRRRSRYVTSGNDAQASTQKTPGQSSGATATATAHAGVYVRRTRTGAIGQHRRVRGGVSQRRRRNLQATGVAHRSGQTVTRQCTPRRHSEVQTQPVAA
- a CDS encoding GPO family capsid scaffolding protein, with protein sequence MPRSLVSFWKRVATSGTTADGREILPQELRDIAETYKPSKYTAVIWCEHERWSGSHGTVYAVRLVEEGDDLEPGQIALEAQLKPNDRLLYLNDQGQKLFTSIEITPNFAGTGKAYLTGLAVTDEPASLGTQELYFSNRTSRAAYYAASLELGSLAVTKTTTETEPQGEIGRLAAMFTRLFKCFGIEDTPTETTPLTPTESNPPMDEATAKAIQALIEQQLIVTAGLQALVDGFAEVAPEIDEAPVDDVQSAVDVIIATAEEEKNLSRNSGNKAILAGLAKLQKQFSTLQNTSNGRQLPRNAGPVTPAKKRVL
- a CDS encoding S24 family peptidase produces the protein MTKKKPIAPALFAECQAAHELYLSKKNALKLNQRKIADAAGITPVSVNHYLKGINALNARFASVLAKLLNEPVESFSPRLAAEIEGMAATSGHSNISPMLQPHREAREYPLISWVAAGEQIESSVCYPTGIADDWLSSTENAGPRGYWLKVKGKSMTSDTPPSFPEGTPILIRPEGFDLISGKFYIARHTVSGETTFKQYNLDAGVGYLVPLNPEYKAVALDGTWEIIGRAIDAKITGM